From the genome of Cytophagales bacterium WSM2-2:
CCATCCAGCGTATTATCCGGGAGCGACACATTATCGGCATGCGCTATTCCATAAAACGTTCCCCACTGCGGATCGAACCGGAAGATCATTTCAACGTAGCGATCGGCAAGTGCATTCACATCGGGTGATGCCACCTTTTCCTTTTTTGTGCAATTGGTAAGGAGAAGACAGAAGACAAGACAAACAAGCAAGTATCTCATAATGGAAGGGGTTTAAGATTATGTTTTACCGTATAACACCAAAAGTATCGACAAGCCCCGTTCCCACCGGGCTACTTTTGTTACAATGAAAGATAGTTTTGATTCTCAGCTATTCTTTTTACGTCCGAGGGTAATTCACAATCACGTTGTTTTCGGGAGTTGACTTCGGCAGGCTCAGTCTGACATAGATATGGGTCGGACTTCGACGGGCTCAGTCTGACATTGGTAAGGGTCTGTCTGACATCGGCAGGGTTTGTCTGACAATTGAATGTAAATTGAAAACGGGTCGAAATAAAAAGTAGTGATCGTGAAATGTCTATCTATGATAGAATGTATTTCAGTTCTCGATCATAATCGGCCCGTATATCTTCCGGCAATTTTTCGAAAGTACTTTCAATCTTCTTAAGCTGTTGTTGATAGAGATTGAAAAGAACTGTTCCGGGTGTGCGTGGAATTTTAGTTTCTTTCATTTTGGTGCAAAAGAAAATTCGAATCGCAAGCTCCGTTTGTTTAATTCCTGAGTATTTGATTTGCCGGTTTGCAAACCGTAAAATCTTGCGAAGCGACTTTTTTACAAAGTAAACATTCGAAGTGGGCACCGTGGCGAACATTTCATCAATATCATTTTTTACGGTTTGAATATAGGCTTGTTCGTTGTGGGCCTCGAAAAGCAAGTAGTTGAGCAACTCTTTGTTTTCTTTTTTGTATTTGGCCAGGCGCATGCACAACTCCTGCACGTGGTCGGCATCAAGGGAGCGTAGTTCTTTTTTAATTTCTTGAATGGAAGCAGTGGTCATTTAACTTTTGGGCTCAGTCTTATCTCAAATTTGTATTCTCCTTTGTTGGTGTTACTAACAACCTCAGGACTCGGGAAAGTTATACCGAAAACTGTCGAAATAAAAAGTAATGACGGTGAATTCAAGATGTAGCAAAGAGCTTTCAGTTTCATGGTCTTGTAGGTGCCTGCAAATTTTAAAAACAGATGCATAAAGTCTGAAGGTAATTTTGAATCGATGCATTTACTTGCTCAGTTAAGCTGACAACATTTAAGTTATCATAACGAGTGAGACTTGCTGGTCAAGAAGACTTGTCAAGGGCGGGGGAGTCTGATTTGCAGAGAAAGCAGAATTTTTGATGCCTTCATACGGGAATTTTCCCGTGCGGATACGGGTTTTTTCCCATGTCATTTAAAGGTAGTAAGTAGTAGGTTTGACTGGCAGACAAATCAGCGTTTTTGACTATTTTGCCTTCTTTGCTCATTAGACCTTATAGTCTTTCAAAAATGGCTGATGTACACTCAAAAGAGGTAAGGAGTTTTAATATGAGCCGCATTAAAGGCAAGGACACAAAGCCTGAAATGATTGTTCGAAAATTTCTTCATAGCAATGGTTTTAGATATAATCTCTACAGTAAAACACTTCCCGGGAAGCCTGACATAGTACTTAATAAATATAAAACCATCGTAGATGTAAGGGGGTGCTTCTGGCATGCTCACAAAAATTGCGGATTCGGAGATGGAGTAAAGAGCGAATCTATTGTCATCACTAGTAGAATTAAATCAGCAGTGGAGCGAGATAAAGTCAAGGTTGAAAAATGGAAGGAATTGGGGTGGAAAGTCATAATAATATGGGATTCCTGTGAACTTGAAACTAAGAAGAAAATATCCCTCAAAAGAGAAAAAGTATTAATGAAGCTACTGCAAACACTTAAGAGAATTGATACCGATAATTGACATATTCGCAGGTCCAGGTGGGCTTGGAGAAGGCTTCAGCAATTTACTCGATTCAGAAGGAAAAAGGAGATTTAAGATTGCTCTTTCAATAGAAAAAGAATTCTTTGCACACCAAACTTTGACACTAAGGAGCTTCTTTCGGCAATTCGATCCAGGAAAAGTGCCAAGCGACTACTACGAATTTGTTAAAGGAAATCTTTCTCTTGAAGATCTATACGACAACTGGCCAAAACAGACGCAACATGCAAAGGATGAAGCATGGAATGCAACACTCGGTTTTGGAGAAAATGCCTCCTCAAATAGTGAGGTTGATAAAAAAATTGACTCAGCATTAAATGGAGCAGCTAACTGGATGTTAATTGGTGGTCCGCCCTGTCAGGCTTACTCAGTCGTAGGAAGATCACGAAGGCAAGAAAAGCTCCTTAATGAAGAAACTGATGAAAGAGTAGGGCTTTATAAGCAATACTTGAGAATTCTTGCGATTCACAATCCTACGGTGTTCGTAATGGAAAACGTCAAGGGATTATTATCTGCAGAAACTAAGGAAAGTCCAGTGTTCACAAAAATTCTCGAAGACTTATCTAATCCTGTTAAGGCTTACTTATCCGATTTCAAAAGAAATGGAAGAGAACTCAATTGCCCTGGTTATAAAATCTACTCCCTTGTTGTTAGCCCTAACGAATTTGATCCCGATGGTAACCCAGTATTTGATCAAAAGGATTTTATAATTCATGCTGAGAATTATGGAGTTCCACAAACGCGACATAGAGTAATTTTATTGGGAGTCAGGAAGACTTTAGACTCTATCCCCTCCATTCTTAAATTTCAAGACGACATCCCAATTTCATCCGTTCTGTCAGGACTGCCAAGATTAAGAAGTAAGCTCTCAAAAACTAAAGATGATGTAGACGCCTGGAAAAGTGTTATTGGAGAAATTCAAAAAAATAACTTACTAAACGGCCTTGACAAGGAAATTAAAGATGAAATAACAAAACAATTGAATCAAATCAGAAACCCCCATCAGGGAATAGGGGCCGAGTATATTCCAACTACGAATATAAGTTCAGAATATAGAAGTGATTGGTATCTCGATTCAAATCTCAAAGGAATATCTAATCACGCATCACGTAGTCACATGGAAAGTGATTTGCAAAGATATTTTT
Proteins encoded in this window:
- a CDS encoding very short patch repair endonuclease, which codes for MADVHSKEVRSFNMSRIKGKDTKPEMIVRKFLHSNGFRYNLYSKTLPGKPDIVLNKYKTIVDVRGCFWHAHKNCGFGDGVKSESIVITSRIKSAVERDKVKVEKWKELGWKVIIIWDSCELETKKKISLKREKVLMKLLQTLKRIDTDN
- a CDS encoding restriction endonuclease subunit M produces the protein MPSDYYEFVKGNLSLEDLYDNWPKQTQHAKDEAWNATLGFGENASSNSEVDKKIDSALNGAANWMLIGGPPCQAYSVVGRSRRQEKLLNEETDERVGLYKQYLRILAIHNPTVFVMENVKGLLSAETKESPVFTKILEDLSNPVKAYLSDFKRNGRELNCPGYKIYSLVVSPNEFDPDGNPVFDQKDFIIHAENYGVPQTRHRVILLGVRKTLDSIPSILKFQDDIPISSVLSGLPRLRSKLSKTKDDVDAWKSVIGEIQKNNLLNGLDKEIKDEITKQLNQIRNPHQGIGAEYIPTTNISSEYRSDWYLDSNLKGISNHASRSHMESDLQRYFFVSCFAKVRKTSPRLEDFPNALLPNHENVDEGIKEKKFADRFRVQILNKPSKTITSHISKDGHYYIHPDPTQCRSFTVREAARVQTFPDNYHFCGPRTSQFIQVGNAVPPLLAYQIAKIVASIFIEEVVNRKKGKHKALTRE